TTTGAAAAAGATTTCCAGAgatataaaaaatttttttaaaacaattataAGCTCTGATCAAAAGCAGCGGATTTGATGTTAaaagtttattttttaaattcaaaccaaataggtttttgttgtgtctactgccttgtatagaggcgctagccactacgccatcatgctgtaagagtgtaacgatcGCGCACAGCACATGcgtgtgttcctattaaaatggccagtgagtgtatacaatttggttcaccgttcgaaataaaccgactaaagaaattgctatcagacgtgtttatgcttattacagagggaaagtgcattcgcaTTTTAAAACctactccaggtcgtccccctttcctcgccgtcTCCAGCCAGTGGTCCTGTGCGTGAtggagatgtgacgcacttcagagttgttacaggaagctgTTGAATAgaatattgagaccactgagctccagcgtcgggccatttctgggaaataagagtttgggtcatggcgacagtgtgtgtgtcagcctcgggtCGGAGGGTTCAGTTTGGAAAACTAagcggtaagagtagaataatatagaagtacagacacttggtatattttacttctgcgaTTTTAAAGTTGCTGTGATAtgtgctgtatttactgtatggacatgggatcagaaaactattttgttTATTTATAAGCCAcgtggacccataggggaccgaCTTTTCTGCTTTGCAGTTTTAAGTAATTTATTTTTGTAGTCAAAACGCAACATTACAGTTTGTTAGTGAATCTGAATATCGTGAAGCTTATTGTGGATCAGAAGTGACATCAAGTATCGAGAGAAGATATTTTTTCTTCATAATTTAATGATCTGAAACGCCGAGTGATAACACTAACGTTTCTTGTGTTACTCCGCCCTCGAATCCAGAGCGCTGTACAGCAGATGAGTGACCCTTTCCCTCAGTGAGAGTCCAGCTTCCTCTTTCATTCCCTCCTGCTCCTCCTCATCGTCGTCTACCCCCGTGTGGTTCTCCACCTGCCCCGTGCTGATGTGGCCGGCCTGGAGCAGTGCGTTGTGCAGGATGCAGCAGGTCAACACCACGGCTCCGCCCCTCTCACACTTCCCCATGTCCAGACATCGCAGTCTTCCAAAGCGTTCCTTCAGGTCGGCCACGGCCTGCTCCAGCCGGCTCAGGTGCGTCTCCACGGCTCTGTTATAGAGGTTCTCCTGCGGGGTGCGTGCGGGACGGAACAGGGTGAGGATGTGCTGTGTGAGGGGATATCCCACTCCGGCTAGCAGGCAGGTTCCGGGAGGGAGGAGCGCAGAGTTCTGCGCTAATCTCTGACTCAGAGCACCACCTCGGTCTCTCGGAGAACCTCGGCTGACGCTGCAGTGGATGAAACGACCCTCAGCATCACACACCAGCTCCAGATTTAACCAAGAGTCCGGGCGAGGCCGCTTCCTGAGCCGCTCAGTGTTTGGTGCGTCGCTCTCCGAGTCCTGTTTGCTGCCAGGAAGGCAGATCGGGATGCGGGTGTGGCCCAACACACCAAACACTTTAGGGAGACCTTTCTGCTCAAGCCTGTGATCCAAACCCAGCCCCCTGGAGAAGGGGAGCAGGAGATCCGATGCCTCCAGACCTACAGAGATCAAGGAGCGAGCTGGTATTAGAAAGGAATTTGGAGTCGGTCACTTAAGAATTATTTAAAAATTAAACTCCTGCAAGCGTGTCCACTAGGGGGCAGTGTCACACGAACTGAACCACAAATCACAGAAAGGGAGAAGCTGGAAAAGAGGCGAGTCAAAGCCAAAAATGAAGTGGAGGTCTGTGTTTTACTGCAGGAACAATAAACAACACTGCTGGAAATGTTATCGAAACACGCTGGGGCAAAACAGAGAATCCCAGCGTGTGCGAGAGAGAAATATGAAAGATGGGGGGGTGGGCGCTATTTTTACTCACACACTGCTCATTTATTGCTGTATAGTTTCAGAAAGCTttggtcatctcattatctgtagccgctttgtcctgttctacagggtcgcaggcaagctggagcctgtcccagctgactacgggcgaaaggcggggtacaccctggacaagtcgccaggtcatcaccagTTTCAGATATTTTGAACCAgttgaactttaaaaaaaaaaaaagggggggggggggctgaggaGTGAAGACGGAAAGTTCTAGAAAACGAAACATTTTTCTTCTTTACTCGAGATGTTTCAGCAGAACATGAGCACTCAAACACAATAACCTCCAGTTATACCGCATTCAACTCGACTCAGAAGCAGGAAGTTGGAATTATGACAACTTCTGAACATTTATAGCAGCTAAAAACAATTCGTTTAAATCAGTGCTACTTTGTTTACTGCTCATGCTGTGAGCCTCCATGATGGTTTTTTCCATCATCATATGCTTAACTCCGTGTTGAGAAGAGCGTCCTGACGTtccgagtagaactcgtgattccTTTGTAATTATTCAAGCTGCCACTCAAAAATTCTGAGTTATGAATCTCAGTGAGTAAGACTTGCTTCATCAGTTTCTCTCTTACCCATAAACCCCCTCTCTCTGCTTCATGAAtagaggtgccaataattatgataTAAATTTAAGGGACACCACCCAATGGTTGTACTTCAAATAAAGGTTGGATTTCTGTTATATTTTCAGAGTGTGATTAAAGTACTGAACTAAATAAACAACAAAACCCATTGCACTGTGGGTGCCAATACTTCTGGAACCAAGTAACAGGATCAGTAACGAAGTACGCTCAGGCATGTTAACTGCTCAAGAGTTTACGACAGTGAGAATTTTGTTTAGATTTTAAATATAATACGCTTTTAAGAACGCTTCACTGAGCCGCGTTTAAATCCCGGATTTCTATTTTGTGTGTAAATCGCTGTAAGACGGTTCTGAGACAGTGTTAGGACCGTGTAggggacggacacacacacacacacacccgtgggCCAGCGGATGAGGTGATCCTGCAGCGCGTTGACTCTGTGGCAGAAGGAGAAGAAGATGCGGTGGATGTTCCCTTTCTCCAGGCCGAAGGTGGAGGACACGGCGCGGTAACTGAGGCGGC
This genomic interval from Neoarius graeffei isolate fNeoGra1 chromosome 20, fNeoGra1.pri, whole genome shotgun sequence contains the following:
- the LOC132868951 gene encoding uncharacterized protein LOC132868951; this translates as MAGRRAVAAAAGRLVMDVMQSDWEPLSHCELEQRLDQAVEEILEAELMSGAQGRAECVLVQVSQEDETIPNTVVLQTSTPAASLLHQEHGEPASEDHQHVTEIQENPTVQYITSLLQKLERSHSPRRLTGRARLSLSHTVFLSLTLLSSRLSYRAVSSTFGLEKGNIHRIFFSFCHRVNALQDHLIRWPTGLEASDLLLPFSRGLGLDHRLEQKGLPKVFGVLGHTRIPICLPGSKQDSESDAPNTERLRKRPRPDSWLNLELVCDAEGRFIHCSVSRGSPRDRGGALSQRLAQNSALLPPGTCLLAGVGYPLTQHILTLFRPARTPQENLYNRAVETHLSRLEQAVADLKERFGRLRCLDMGKCERGGAVVLTCCILHNALLQAGHISTGQVENHTGVDDDEEEQEGMKEEAGLSLRERVTHLLYSALDSRAE